The following proteins come from a genomic window of Longimicrobium sp.:
- the aroC gene encoding chorismate synthase — protein MPTFRFVTAGESHGPALTAVVEGAPAGLTLSADDLDRELRRRQGGYGRGGRMRIESDRAEILSGVRHGQTLGSPITLLVRNRDWANWTDAMSPAPSGAEGDDEAMRRVFFPRPGHADLVGALKYDRTDARDILERASARETAARVAAGTVARRMLAELGITVGSHVASLGGIVARPPDEMPEDLNAASDPSPVRCLDAEAEGAMIDAIDAAKRAGDTLGGVVEVVARGVPAGLGSHVSWDRKLDGRLAHALMSIQAIKGVEIGLGFEGSMRPGSRVHDAIVAEPANPRSGGFGRTSNNAGGLEGGITTGQPLVVRAAMKPISTLMQPLATVDLRTGEIAAAVRERSDVVAVPAAGVVAEAMVCIVLAGAVLEQFGGDTMADLRRNFDGYVQRIAARGTFG, from the coding sequence ATGCCGACCTTTCGCTTCGTTACGGCCGGCGAGTCGCACGGCCCCGCGCTGACCGCGGTGGTCGAGGGTGCGCCCGCCGGCCTCACGCTTTCCGCCGACGACCTCGACCGGGAACTTCGCCGCCGCCAGGGCGGATACGGCCGCGGCGGGCGCATGCGCATCGAGTCAGACCGGGCCGAGATCCTGTCCGGCGTGCGCCACGGGCAGACGCTGGGCTCTCCCATCACGCTGCTGGTGAGGAACCGCGACTGGGCCAACTGGACGGACGCCATGTCGCCGGCCCCGTCCGGCGCCGAGGGTGACGACGAGGCGATGCGGCGCGTCTTCTTTCCCCGTCCCGGCCACGCGGATCTCGTTGGCGCGCTCAAGTACGACCGCACCGACGCCCGCGACATCCTGGAGCGGGCCAGCGCCCGCGAGACGGCGGCGCGCGTGGCCGCGGGCACCGTCGCACGGCGGATGCTGGCCGAGCTGGGGATCACCGTCGGCAGCCACGTGGCCTCGCTGGGCGGCATCGTCGCCCGGCCGCCGGACGAGATGCCGGAGGACCTGAACGCCGCCTCCGATCCCTCCCCCGTCCGCTGCCTGGACGCGGAGGCGGAGGGGGCCATGATCGACGCCATCGACGCCGCCAAGCGCGCGGGCGACACGCTGGGCGGCGTGGTGGAGGTGGTCGCGCGGGGCGTGCCGGCGGGTCTGGGATCGCACGTGTCGTGGGACCGCAAGCTCGACGGACGCCTGGCGCACGCGCTGATGTCCATCCAGGCCATCAAGGGCGTGGAGATCGGCCTGGGGTTCGAGGGGTCGATGCGGCCCGGCTCGCGCGTGCACGACGCCATCGTGGCCGAGCCCGCGAATCCGCGGAGCGGGGGATTCGGCCGCACGAGCAACAACGCGGGCGGGCTGGAGGGCGGCATCACCACGGGGCAGCCGCTCGTCGTCCGCGCGGCGATGAAGCCCATTTCCACGCTCATGCAGCCGCTGGCAACGGTGGACTTGCGCACCGGCGAGATCGCCGCGGCGGTGCGTGAGCGGTCGGACGTGGTCGCCGTCCCCGCCGCGGGGGTGGTGGCCGAGGCGATGGTGTGCATCGTCCTGGCGGGCGCCGTGCTGGAGCAGTTCGGCGGCGACACCATGGCCGACCTGCGGCGCAACTTCGACGGGTACGTACAGCGGATCGCCGCCCGGGGCACGTTTGGCTGA